One stretch of Armigeres subalbatus isolate Guangzhou_Male chromosome 2, GZ_Asu_2, whole genome shotgun sequence DNA includes these proteins:
- the LOC134215037 gene encoding uncharacterized protein LOC134215037: MAFVIVQTRKNKNSKPCMTVVPAKWAKRDHVYWPPKHLISLSKDVASEPDVDSWKIQKCKIVGQGVSYAVAEDVMRRLEAVTDSEDAVHLSRGTRNNPGKKKEKFMAKTYQLLKKDNTGQTMQPEPQITCQVLPAAATLPDPVAETSATITACPPVTEGTQLSNTAQFIIHSGDGKQFLQMYDGQCLEIVTAPTEEVNVASTSRTNPGESTPQNFAAPMDINPSVAAFNHPNTIIEAVLSQSSETLATQTVQAEESPLLHIVPEDKSVMVILQDLQTRVSRMEAMLEKVVEFMANVNRLFETKKPSKISEGEQKKFEDFSEFEQLLPISTENKLKELDLQLNNQHYADKLYRFFETIFKLNGKREGKSFFRNLIRKLVEPSVLTPFSWLGNTRSKKGEAPVVKNKSFKQDFPTLILFVSRILRSADFEFSAEDTEVAFGQFLRQKNTELKRKQLRSGPAKFSHVKKRRPDTASNLTAPVTTTYNVEQHPNAQAFPPQQDLSEDHIQAGSSKSGMNLEQQQQQQQHHQLVTSDSSSFSNSSDID; encoded by the exons ATGGCATTTGTCATAGTGCAAAcgcgaaaaaataaaaattcaaaaccgtGTATGACGGTGGTTCCCGCTAAGTGGGCAAAACGAGACCACGTATATTGGCCCCCAAAACACTTAATTTCATTATCGAAAGACGTGGCCTCCGAACCAGATGTGGACAGctggaaaattcaaaaatgtaaGATCGTGGGCCAAGGAGTAAGTTATGCTGTAGCGGAGGATGTGATGCGTCGACTGGAGGCTGTTACGGATTCGGAGGATGCCGTTCATCTCAGTAGGGGAACTCGCAACAATCcgggaaagaaaaaggaaaagttCATGGCAAAAACTTATCAATTGCTGAAAAAG GATAATACCGGACAGACAATGCAACCGGAGCCACAAATAACCTGCCAAGTTCTCCCGGCTGCTGCGACGTTGCCCGATCCTGTTGCTGAAACGAGTGCAACCATCACAGCATGTCCCCCAGTTACAGAAGGAACTCAG CTAAGCAACACAGCACAGTTTATCATTCATTCTGGTGATGGCAAGCAGTTCCTTCAAATGTATGATGGACAGTGCTTGGAAATAGTTACAGCACCTACCGAAGAAGTAAACGTTGCTTCAACATCTAGAACTAATCCAGGAGAGTCTACACCTCAAAACTTCGCAGCTCCAATGGATATAAATCCCAGTGTCGCCGCTTTCAATCATCCAAATACGATTATAGAAGCTGTACTTAGTCAATCCTCTGAAACGCTGGCAACGCAAACTGTTCAAGCCGAAGAAAGTCCTCTCCTACACATCGTACCAGAAGACAAATCAGTTATGGTCATACTTCAGGATTTACAAACTCGTGTCAGTCGAATGGAGGCGATGCTGGAAAAGGTTGTAGAGTTCATGGCAAACGTCAACCGACTGTTTGAGACGAAAAAACCTTCCAAAATTTCGGAAGGTGAACAAAAGAAATTTGAGGACTTTTCTGAGTTTGAGCAGCTATTAccaatttccactgaaaataaGCTAAAGGAGCTGGATCTACAGCTAAACAATCAGCATTATGCAGACAAACTATACAGATTCTTCGaaacaatttttaaactgaATGGTAAGCGCGAAGGAAAGTCATTTTTCCGGAATCTTATTCGCAAACTCGTCGAACCGTCCGTTCTAACCCCATTTTCATGGCTTGGGAACACAAGATCTAAGAAGGGAGAAGCTCCCGTTGTAAAGAACAAAAGTTTTAAACAAGACTTCCCTACTTTGATCTTGTTCGTCAGTCGCATCTTAAGAAGTGCAGATTTCGAGTTTTCCGCGGAAGACACTGAAGTGGCATTTGGTCAGTTCCTTAGACAAAAAAATACTGAACTAAAACGAAAACAACTGCGTTCAGGGCCGGCCAAGTTttcccatgttaaaaaaagaCGCCCAGACACTGCATCGAACCTAACAGCACCAGTAACTACTACGTATAATGTGGAACAACATCCGAATGCCCAAGCGTTTCCGCCGCAGCAAGACTTATCTGAGGACCATATTCAAGCTGGAAGTTCTAAAAGCGGTATGAATCtggaacaacaacaacaacaacaacaacaccaCCAACTCGTTACATCAGATTCCAGCAGTTTTAGTAACAGTTCTGACATTGATTAG